The following are encoded together in the Microbacterium hatanonis genome:
- the pstA gene encoding phosphate ABC transporter permease PstA, which produces MTIAAEQTLTTLHPPHADAGDVDVSHTLDERGETTHRQTILPARGATPIGPRRQIRGTAADDTFNVVGALVASLAVATLLFGWITPMTGAVGWAVVAYLGFVLIYALLIALRADRLEVADRVMTALLYSAGSILLAALVFVVVFTIWRGAPALFGGQWLIRFNFFVETMEFTGPLDPLSMGGISQAIVGTLIQIGIALAIAVPLGIATAVFMNEIGGRFARFVRTVSDAMTALPSIVAGLFIYSAVITLLTKERSGFAAALAITVMMLPIIIRASDVVLRLVPGNLREASYALGASRWRTVWTVVLPTSRSGLATAVILGTARGVGETSPVLLTSGVTAVMNTNPFSGPMISLPLQVFDFVKSPEPNMIARGFGAAATLIFLVLLLFVIARLIGGKGPGQLNARQRRARAAGSVADLHRITRQNEIRSAVATAVVAPVGIDAPVPADRPVVATGEDDTSEPLQTASDITEVIDPASLDSPKDLS; this is translated from the coding sequence ATGACCATCGCCGCCGAACAGACCCTCACCACCCTCCACCCGCCGCACGCCGACGCGGGCGACGTCGACGTCTCGCACACGCTCGACGAGCGGGGCGAGACGACACACCGACAGACGATCCTGCCCGCGCGAGGCGCCACCCCGATCGGCCCGCGTCGCCAGATCCGCGGTACCGCAGCCGACGACACCTTCAACGTCGTCGGCGCGCTCGTGGCGTCGCTCGCCGTCGCCACACTGCTGTTCGGGTGGATCACGCCGATGACCGGCGCCGTCGGCTGGGCGGTGGTGGCCTACCTCGGATTCGTGCTGATCTACGCCCTGCTCATCGCGTTGCGCGCCGACAGGCTCGAGGTGGCGGATCGTGTCATGACCGCGCTCCTGTACAGCGCGGGGTCGATCCTGCTGGCCGCCCTGGTGTTCGTCGTCGTCTTCACGATCTGGCGCGGTGCGCCCGCGCTCTTCGGGGGGCAGTGGCTCATCCGATTCAACTTCTTCGTCGAGACGATGGAGTTCACCGGGCCGCTCGACCCTCTCTCCATGGGTGGCATCTCCCAGGCGATCGTGGGGACGCTCATCCAGATCGGTATCGCCCTGGCCATCGCCGTACCCCTCGGCATCGCCACGGCCGTCTTCATGAACGAGATCGGCGGCCGCTTCGCGCGCTTCGTCCGCACCGTCTCCGACGCGATGACGGCGCTCCCCTCGATCGTGGCGGGTCTGTTCATCTACTCCGCCGTGATCACGCTGCTCACCAAGGAGCGATCGGGGTTCGCGGCGGCGCTGGCGATCACCGTCATGATGCTCCCCATCATCATCAGGGCATCCGACGTCGTGCTCCGCCTCGTCCCCGGCAACCTCCGCGAGGCGTCGTATGCGCTCGGTGCGTCGCGGTGGCGGACGGTCTGGACGGTCGTCCTCCCCACCTCGCGATCGGGACTCGCCACCGCCGTGATCCTCGGCACCGCGCGCGGCGTAGGCGAGACGTCGCCGGTGCTCCTGACATCGGGTGTCACCGCGGTGATGAACACGAACCCGTTCTCCGGGCCGATGATCTCCCTGCCGCTGCAGGTGTTCGACTTCGTCAAGTCCCCCGAGCCGAACATGATCGCCCGCGGCTTCGGAGCCGCCGCGACGCTGATCTTCCTCGTGCTTCTGCTGTTCGTCATCGCCCGCCTCATCGGGGGGAAGGGCCCGGGCCAGCTCAACGCCCGGCAGCGGCGGGCGCGCGCCGCGGGCTCCGTCGCCGATCTGCACCGCATCACCCGGCAGAACGAGATCCGATCGGCCGTCGCCACCGCGGTGGTCGCCCCCGTGGGCATCGACGCACCCGTTCCCGCCGACCGACCCGTCGTCGCCACCGGCGAGGACGACACCTCGGAGCCGTTGCAGACAGCATCCGACATCACCGAGGTCATCGACCCGGCCAGCCTCGACTCACCGAAGGACCTCTCGTGA
- the pstS gene encoding phosphate ABC transporter substrate-binding protein PstS, protein MIRRPSRRLATAVIFLLAAAGLATGAGSPAVAADSYARISGTGSTWSQNALDQWRTNVATNYGMTVNYSGVGSSAGRRDFISGTVDFAISEIPFQSNPEDGSQPETPTTSYAYMPIVAGGTSFMYNLKIGGKRVTNLRLSGATITRIFAGQITNWNDAAIKADNPGLAMPDKAIVPVVRSDGSGSSAQFSLWMSKQHGDIWKNGLRSQFPVPANGKAQNGSLGVAGYVSQDYGEGAITYVEYSYALKSGFPVAKVLNSAGYYIEPTASSVAVAMMKARINTDLTQILDDVYNNPDPRTYPLSSYSYMIVPTQVAGIFTTDKGRTLGAFAEYVLCEGQQQAEQLGYSPLPMNLVKAGSEQIKRIPGANTAGIDTNKCNNPTFKPGEDESNNQLALTAKQPAACDKQGPDQCTTGTAGATGETPVSGSGSGGSSAGAAGSAAAAGTAGAAAGDPAAATDAAAAAASADAPLYDSNGNLISGASGGGVAAASSPFTLAEGGWGAPQFLMLAAAILLLGAIVTPPLTSRRLRRGSSTRP, encoded by the coding sequence GTGATCCGCCGACCCTCCCGCCGTCTGGCCACGGCTGTCATCTTCCTGCTCGCCGCCGCCGGGCTCGCGACCGGCGCCGGATCCCCGGCCGTCGCGGCCGACTCGTATGCCCGCATCTCGGGGACGGGGTCGACGTGGTCGCAGAACGCCCTGGACCAATGGCGTACGAACGTCGCGACGAACTACGGCATGACGGTGAACTACTCGGGCGTCGGCTCGTCGGCCGGTCGCCGTGACTTCATCAGCGGCACGGTCGACTTCGCCATCAGCGAGATCCCCTTCCAGTCCAATCCGGAGGACGGGTCGCAGCCCGAGACGCCGACCACGAGCTACGCGTACATGCCGATCGTGGCGGGCGGCACGTCGTTCATGTACAACCTCAAGATCGGCGGCAAGCGGGTGACGAACCTGCGTCTGTCGGGTGCGACGATCACGCGGATCTTCGCCGGGCAGATCACGAACTGGAACGACGCGGCGATCAAGGCCGACAACCCGGGGCTGGCGATGCCCGACAAGGCCATCGTCCCCGTCGTCCGCTCCGACGGATCCGGCTCGTCGGCCCAGTTCAGCCTCTGGATGTCGAAGCAGCACGGTGACATCTGGAAGAACGGACTCCGCTCGCAGTTCCCCGTCCCCGCCAACGGCAAGGCGCAGAACGGCTCCCTCGGTGTTGCCGGGTACGTCAGCCAGGACTACGGCGAGGGCGCCATCACCTACGTCGAGTACTCGTACGCGCTCAAGTCCGGCTTCCCCGTGGCGAAGGTGCTGAACTCCGCCGGGTACTACATCGAGCCCACCGCGTCGTCGGTCGCCGTGGCCATGATGAAAGCGCGCATCAACACCGACCTGACGCAGATCCTCGACGACGTCTACAACAACCCCGACCCCCGGACGTACCCGCTGTCGAGCTACTCCTACATGATCGTGCCGACGCAGGTCGCGGGTATCTTCACCACCGACAAGGGGCGCACGCTCGGCGCCTTCGCCGAGTACGTGCTGTGCGAGGGCCAGCAACAGGCCGAGCAGCTGGGGTACTCGCCGCTGCCCATGAACCTCGTCAAAGCGGGGTCCGAGCAGATCAAGCGGATCCCCGGCGCCAACACCGCGGGTATCGACACGAACAAGTGCAACAACCCCACGTTCAAGCCCGGCGAGGACGAATCGAACAACCAGCTCGCCCTCACGGCGAAGCAGCCGGCGGCCTGTGACAAGCAGGGTCCGGACCAGTGCACCACCGGTACCGCGGGTGCGACGGGGGAGACCCCTGTCAGCGGCTCCGGTTCCGGGGGCTCCTCGGCCGGTGCCGCCGGCTCGGCAGCGGCGGCAGGAACGGCAGGGGCTGCTGCGGGTGACCCCGCCGCCGCGACCGATGCCGCAGCGGCGGCGGCATCCGCCGATGCCCCGCTCTACGACTCGAACGGGAACCTCATCTCCGGTGCCTCCGGTGGGGGTGTGGCCGCGGCCTCGTCACCGTTCACCCTCGCCGAGGGGGGCTGGGGGGCTCCCCAGTTCCTGATGCTCGCCGCCGCCATTCTTCTGTTGGGTGCGATCGTCACTCCTCCTCTCACGTCACGGCGACTCCGGCGGGGCTCCTCGACGCGGCCCTGA
- a CDS encoding WxL protein peptidoglycan domain-containing protein, which yields MLKTPLLARPNARGIRLVALAIAGFIALSSGASTGIALAADEAPAEDSIGISAAPLNDADAAGRTRFDYQMSPGQTLDDTYVVSNTGTTVQTFTVFATDAFNTEEGSFGLLDTGVEPSDAGAWVQFSGAKSVVVDLQPGESASLPFTVAAPADASPGDHAAGLVVSVLADDGQVLVDRRVGTRLYVRVPGDLQPNLTVAGMTASYTPSLNPLAGETTVTFTVRNAGNVALSGALKTEIRGPFGIGLSAPVEQDVDEMLPGSTRTITTTVSGVGQWVFLNPVVTLYPSVDETALNPGPLTSVTRDTVLFVVPWALLAVVLVGLVVWGWIWFSRRRNDRRAAAWVEYTEAEARRKAETEREPVGAGSTDSKQSGA from the coding sequence GTGCTCAAGACCCCGCTCCTCGCGCGCCCGAACGCGCGGGGCATCCGCCTCGTCGCTCTCGCGATCGCCGGCTTCATCGCCCTCTCCTCCGGTGCCTCCACCGGCATCGCCCTGGCTGCCGATGAGGCGCCCGCCGAAGACTCGATCGGTATCTCGGCCGCGCCGCTCAACGACGCGGATGCGGCGGGACGCACGCGATTCGATTACCAGATGAGCCCCGGCCAGACGCTGGACGACACCTACGTCGTGTCGAACACGGGGACGACGGTGCAGACGTTCACGGTCTTCGCCACGGACGCCTTCAACACCGAGGAGGGGAGCTTCGGCCTCCTCGACACGGGCGTCGAGCCCTCCGACGCAGGGGCCTGGGTGCAGTTCTCCGGTGCGAAGAGCGTCGTCGTGGATCTCCAGCCCGGCGAGTCGGCCTCTCTTCCCTTCACGGTCGCCGCCCCCGCCGATGCGTCGCCGGGCGACCACGCCGCGGGGCTCGTCGTCTCGGTGCTCGCCGACGACGGGCAGGTCCTCGTCGACCGCCGCGTCGGAACGCGCCTCTACGTCCGGGTGCCCGGCGACCTGCAGCCGAACCTCACGGTGGCGGGCATGACCGCCTCCTACACCCCCTCGCTCAACCCGCTGGCCGGTGAGACGACGGTGACCTTCACCGTGCGCAACGCCGGAAACGTCGCCCTGTCCGGTGCTCTCAAGACGGAGATCCGTGGTCCGTTCGGCATCGGCCTGTCCGCCCCCGTCGAACAGGACGTCGACGAGATGCTGCCCGGAAGCACCCGCACGATCACCACGACCGTCTCCGGCGTGGGTCAGTGGGTGTTCCTCAACCCCGTGGTGACTCTGTACCCGAGCGTCGATGAGACCGCGCTGAACCCCGGCCCGCTGACCAGCGTGACGCGCGACACGGTGCTCTTCGTCGTTCCGTGGGCACTGCTCGCGGTGGTCCTCGTCGGCCTGGTCGTCTGGGGCTGGATCTGGTTCAGCCGTCGTCGCAACGACCGTCGAGCCGCCGCATGGGTGGAGTACACCGAGGCCGAAGCGCGCCGCAAGGCCGAGACCGAACGCGAGCCCGTGGGCGCCGGATCCACCGACTCGAAGCAGTCCGGGGCATGA
- a CDS encoding sortase, whose amino-acid sequence MTVLEAPPGAVPTPEPAAAAMRGGRPPRPPRTPPPPRRPPQPKRARPPLTRGEAIARSIAATLAVMLMMFVLNLTVFSHLQHLVSQQRLSDEFRAQLSAGTAPVSEGDFENVLLPDGAPLGILEIPSLGMYEVIVEGTSSAETATGLGHQRDTVLPGQVGVSKIAGRAAAYGGPFSGIASLSPGDEISVRTGQGLHLFEVTGLRYAGDPTPPNPLRGESRLILMTARGAPYLPAGVAYVDARLVSEAQASGARQTTPVTLPPEAKPMATDTTTVWALVFALQFLIVVEIAAVWAFRRFGQQRTWIVFVPVLLLAGFLVADQTTRLLPNLL is encoded by the coding sequence ATGACCGTCCTCGAGGCGCCCCCCGGGGCCGTTCCGACCCCCGAGCCCGCGGCTGCCGCGATGCGCGGCGGCCGCCCTCCGCGACCGCCCCGGACGCCGCCGCCCCCGCGCCGCCCGCCGCAGCCGAAGCGGGCACGTCCCCCGCTCACGCGTGGCGAGGCCATCGCACGGAGCATCGCCGCGACGCTCGCGGTCATGCTGATGATGTTCGTGCTCAACCTCACGGTCTTCAGCCACCTGCAGCACCTCGTCTCGCAGCAGCGACTCTCGGACGAGTTCCGCGCGCAGCTCTCCGCGGGAACCGCGCCGGTGAGCGAGGGGGACTTCGAGAACGTCCTGCTCCCGGATGGGGCGCCTCTCGGCATCCTCGAGATCCCGAGCCTCGGCATGTACGAGGTCATCGTCGAGGGCACGTCGTCGGCCGAGACCGCGACGGGCCTCGGGCACCAGCGCGACACAGTGCTGCCCGGCCAGGTCGGTGTGAGCAAGATCGCCGGGCGCGCTGCCGCCTACGGCGGTCCGTTCTCGGGCATCGCCTCCCTGAGCCCGGGCGATGAGATCTCGGTGCGCACGGGCCAGGGCCTGCACCTGTTCGAGGTCACGGGGCTGCGCTATGCGGGGGACCCCACTCCGCCGAACCCCCTGCGCGGGGAGAGCCGCCTGATCCTGATGACCGCGCGGGGGGCGCCGTACCTCCCCGCCGGTGTCGCCTACGTCGACGCGCGCCTCGTCTCCGAGGCGCAGGCCTCCGGTGCCCGCCAGACGACGCCGGTCACCCTGCCGCCCGAGGCGAAGCCGATGGCGACGGACACCACCACCGTGTGGGCGCTGGTGTTCGCGCTGCAGTTCCTCATCGTCGTCGAGATCGCCGCGGTGTGGGCGTTCCGCCGTTTCGGGCAGCAGCGCACCTGGATCGTGTTCGTGCCGGTCCTCCTCCTCGCCGGATTCCTCGTGGCCGATCAGACCACCCGGCTTCTTCCCAACTTGCTCTGA
- a CDS encoding phosphate ABC transporter ATP-binding protein: MSDDITTVIDSAPESRRSESARLRRDQAGYAPAPSTPNYPSAPLPTAVAAPVLPSEPLASLDARNITAWFGDHQVLDRVSLTMPAGVVTALIGPSGCGKSTFLRILNRMHELVPSASLAGEVLLDGVDIYDSGRKLTEARRDIGMVFQKPNPFPAMSIYDNVIAGLKLTGVRASRDEKDYLVERSLTSAGLWKEVKDRLRAPGGGLSGGQQQRLCIARSLAIKPKVLLMDEPCSALDPTSTRVIEETMGELQKEVTIVIVTHNMQQAQRVSQQCAFFLASQGQPGHIVEHGDTEAMFGAPIDPRTYDYVNGRFG, encoded by the coding sequence ATGTCCGACGACATCACGACCGTCATCGATTCGGCGCCCGAGTCGCGCCGGAGCGAGTCCGCCCGCCTGCGCCGCGACCAGGCCGGCTACGCTCCCGCGCCGTCGACGCCGAACTACCCGTCGGCGCCCCTGCCGACGGCCGTGGCCGCGCCCGTCCTGCCGTCCGAGCCCCTCGCCTCGCTCGACGCTCGCAACATCACCGCGTGGTTCGGCGACCACCAGGTGCTCGACCGGGTGTCGCTCACGATGCCCGCGGGCGTCGTCACCGCGCTCATCGGGCCCTCCGGATGCGGCAAGTCCACCTTCCTGCGCATCCTCAACCGCATGCACGAGCTCGTGCCGTCGGCCTCGCTCGCCGGCGAGGTGCTGCTCGACGGCGTCGACATCTACGACTCCGGCCGCAAGCTCACCGAGGCGCGGCGCGACATCGGGATGGTGTTCCAGAAGCCGAACCCGTTCCCGGCGATGTCGATCTACGACAACGTCATCGCCGGGCTGAAGCTCACCGGTGTGCGGGCCTCGCGCGACGAGAAGGACTACCTCGTCGAGCGCTCGCTGACCAGTGCAGGACTGTGGAAAGAGGTCAAGGACCGCCTGCGCGCGCCCGGTGGCGGCCTCTCGGGCGGCCAGCAGCAGCGTCTCTGCATCGCGCGATCGCTCGCGATCAAGCCGAAGGTGCTGCTGATGGACGAGCCCTGTTCGGCGCTCGACCCCACCTCGACGCGCGTCATCGAGGAGACGATGGGCGAGCTGCAGAAAGAGGTGACGATCGTGATCGTCACCCACAACATGCAGCAGGCGCAGCGCGTGTCGCAGCAGTGCGCGTTCTTCCTCGCCTCGCAGGGGCAGCCGGGACACATCGTCGAGCACGGCGACACCGAGGCGATGTTCGGTGCCCCGATCGACCCTCGCACCTACGACTACGTCAACGGCCGCTTCGGGTAG
- a CDS encoding threonine/serine ThrE exporter family protein, translating to MQQRRRGLLSSLTGLVRSDPSDAQMTAVLPIIDDALGVRILDLAIRIGESMLVSGATASDTTLTIVRVSAVYGLDPVHVDVTYNSITVAHHRSDAAQPLTLMRVVRGSAPDHERLLRLQALVAEIDGGLSLDGAVAQYREIRRTPFRYRPPVVILAQALLAVGVAVMFGANWLLILLAFAAAALAALTQFGLARAKVPFFFSQIAGAFVLTLFAALSPLLSTTGWETAQSIRPSVIVASGIVLMLAGLTVVGAAQDAIDGFALTATGRILELITQTLGVVIGILAGLETARVIGFGMAPPSMALPLGPVGLQFAGAALIAIAVAVFNGARSRIIVVSALLSLLAWFGYVAASAVGFDTAAASGVGAFVGSFVGVVVAYRLHVPSVAITTAAILPMVPGAAVFRGLLGVVESGENTAELFTGLTTLVGAGIIGVSLAVGASLGLYIGAPVRATLRSVTRTRARIRR from the coding sequence GTGCAGCAACGACGCCGAGGACTCCTCTCCTCTCTGACCGGGCTGGTCCGCTCCGATCCGTCCGACGCGCAGATGACCGCCGTGCTCCCGATCATCGACGACGCCCTGGGCGTGCGCATCCTCGATCTCGCGATCCGCATCGGCGAGTCGATGCTGGTCTCCGGTGCGACGGCGAGCGACACGACGCTGACGATCGTGCGGGTCAGCGCCGTGTACGGTCTCGATCCGGTGCACGTCGACGTCACGTACAACTCGATCACCGTCGCCCACCACCGCAGCGACGCCGCGCAGCCGCTGACGCTGATGCGCGTCGTCCGCGGCTCCGCACCCGACCACGAACGGCTGCTGCGTCTGCAGGCCCTCGTGGCCGAGATCGACGGAGGTCTCTCCCTCGACGGCGCCGTCGCGCAGTACCGCGAGATCCGCCGCACGCCGTTCCGCTACCGCCCGCCCGTGGTGATCCTCGCGCAGGCGCTGCTCGCCGTCGGCGTCGCGGTGATGTTCGGGGCGAACTGGCTGCTCATCCTGCTCGCCTTCGCCGCCGCCGCCCTCGCCGCCCTCACGCAGTTCGGCCTCGCGCGGGCGAAGGTTCCGTTCTTCTTCAGCCAGATCGCCGGCGCGTTCGTGTTGACGCTGTTCGCCGCGCTGTCGCCGCTCCTCTCCACGACGGGGTGGGAGACGGCGCAATCGATCCGTCCCTCGGTGATCGTCGCCTCGGGGATCGTGCTGATGCTCGCGGGTCTCACGGTCGTCGGCGCCGCCCAGGATGCCATCGACGGCTTCGCCCTCACGGCGACCGGGCGCATCCTCGAACTCATCACCCAGACCCTGGGCGTCGTGATCGGCATCCTCGCCGGCCTGGAGACCGCCCGGGTCATCGGCTTCGGCATGGCACCGCCGAGCATGGCCCTCCCCCTCGGGCCGGTGGGCCTGCAGTTCGCCGGCGCCGCCCTCATCGCGATCGCGGTGGCCGTGTTCAACGGCGCGCGCAGCCGCATCATCGTCGTCAGCGCGCTGCTGAGTCTGCTCGCGTGGTTCGGCTACGTCGCCGCATCCGCCGTCGGATTCGACACGGCCGCCGCCAGCGGCGTCGGCGCCTTCGTCGGGAGCTTCGTGGGGGTCGTCGTCGCCTATCGCCTGCATGTGCCGTCGGTCGCGATCACGACCGCCGCGATCCTGCCGATGGTGCCCGGAGCCGCGGTCTTCCGGGGGCTCCTCGGCGTCGTGGAATCCGGCGAGAACACCGCGGAGCTCTTCACCGGTCTCACCACCTTGGTGGGCGCGGGAATCATCGGGGTGAGCCTGGCCGTCGGCGCCTCGCTCGGCCTCTACATCGGCGCGCCGGTGCGCGCCACGCTGCGCAGCGTCACCCGCACGCGCGCGCGCATCCGCCGATGA
- a CDS encoding aspartate kinase, translated as MALIVQKYGGSSVADAESIKRVAKRIVDARRAGHEVVVAVSAMGDTTDELLDLAQQVAPIPAPRELDMLLSSGERISMALLAMAIHSMGFEARSFTGSQAGMITDATHGAARIVDVTPIRLREALDEGAIVIVAGFQGFNRDTRDITTLGRGGSDTTAVALAAALNADVCEIYSDVDGIFTADPRVVPKARKLSRVSSEEMLELAANGAKVLYIRAVEYARRHGVLIHARSTFSSSEGTWVLDRSRHHELVPEGEEMEEPIVAGVATDLSQAKITVVGVPDVPGKAADIFKIVAKSGANVDMIVQNVSAAATSRTDISFTLPKTDATTALKALAAEQSEVGFENLVHDDQIGKLSVVGAGMRTHSGVSATLFEALSLTGVNIEMISTSEIRISVVLRGDDLAEAARVVHTAYGLDGDTDATVHAGTGR; from the coding sequence ATGGCGCTGATCGTCCAGAAGTACGGCGGATCCTCCGTCGCCGACGCCGAGAGCATCAAGCGCGTCGCCAAGCGCATCGTCGACGCCCGCCGCGCCGGGCACGAGGTCGTCGTCGCGGTGAGCGCCATGGGCGACACCACCGACGAACTGCTCGACCTCGCCCAGCAGGTGGCCCCGATCCCCGCCCCCCGCGAGCTCGACATGCTGCTCTCCAGCGGAGAGCGCATCTCCATGGCGCTGCTGGCGATGGCCATCCACTCGATGGGCTTTGAGGCGCGCTCGTTCACGGGCAGCCAGGCCGGCATGATCACCGACGCGACGCACGGCGCCGCCCGCATCGTCGACGTCACCCCGATCCGGCTGCGCGAGGCGCTCGACGAGGGCGCGATCGTCATCGTCGCCGGCTTCCAGGGCTTCAACCGCGACACCCGCGACATCACGACGCTCGGCCGAGGCGGCTCCGACACCACCGCCGTCGCGCTCGCCGCGGCCCTCAATGCCGACGTGTGCGAGATCTACAGCGACGTCGACGGCATCTTCACCGCCGATCCGCGCGTCGTACCGAAGGCCCGCAAGCTCTCCCGCGTCTCGAGCGAAGAGATGCTCGAGCTCGCCGCCAACGGCGCCAAGGTCCTCTATATCCGCGCCGTGGAATACGCCCGCCGTCACGGCGTGCTGATCCACGCCCGATCCACGTTCAGCTCGAGCGAGGGCACCTGGGTGCTCGACCGTTCGCGCCACCACGAACTCGTCCCCGAGGGAGAAGAGATGGAAGAGCCCATCGTCGCCGGTGTCGCCACCGACCTGAGCCAGGCCAAGATCACCGTCGTCGGTGTGCCCGACGTTCCCGGCAAGGCGGCCGACATCTTCAAGATCGTCGCGAAGTCGGGTGCGAACGTCGACATGATCGTGCAGAACGTGTCGGCGGCGGCGACCAGCCGCACCGACATCTCGTTCACCCTGCCGAAGACCGACGCGACGACCGCCCTCAAGGCTCTCGCCGCCGAGCAGTCGGAGGTCGGGTTCGAGAACCTCGTCCACGACGACCAGATCGGCAAGCTCTCGGTCGTCGGTGCGGGCATGCGCACCCACTCGGGCGTCTCGGCGACGCTCTTCGAGGCGCTGAGTCTCACCGGCGTGAACATCGAGATGATCTCGACCTCCGAGATCCGCATCTCGGTCGTGCTGCGCGGCGACGACCTCGCCGAGGCCGCGCGCGTCGTGCACACGGCCTACGGGCTCGACGGCGACACCGACGCCACGGTGCACGCCGGCACCGGCCGCTGA
- a CDS encoding dipeptide ABC transporter ATP-binding protein yields the protein MTALLSVTGLRVDYGQGRRVTPALRGVDLEIAPGEIVAVVGESGSGKSTIAHAIVQLLPAQARVREGEIRFEGHDLGRTRPAALRRIRGARIGFVPQDPSHSLNPLMRVGEQIAETLRRHRDLSKKDAAARAIEILGEVGIPDPERRAGQYPHELSGGLRQRVLIGIAWSCEPALVIADEPTSALDATVQRHVLDRMQSLAAAHGTAVLLVTHDLAVAADRADRIVVVEKGQIVESGTAASVLSSPSHPYTQRLVAAAPGLNARRLSPTVAPRTSQASDGDGPLLSVVGLAKTYGSGTQAVRAVEAVEFSVPRGSTFSLVGESGSGKSTTARMVARIVSSDAGTVTFDGTDITDLAGSALRQLRRRIQVVYQNPFGSLDPRMTVERIVAEPLQAFGVSRAERSAAVRGLLADVRLAPELLSRRPTELSGGQRQRVAIARALALRPELVVLDEPVSALDVSVQEQVLQLLVDLQAEHGLTYLFISHDLGVIRQVSDRIAVMKDGRIVEQADARQIFTEPAHDYTRELLGAIPGAARA from the coding sequence ATGACCGCTCTGCTGTCCGTGACAGGACTGCGCGTCGACTACGGCCAGGGGCGCCGGGTCACACCGGCCCTCCGTGGCGTCGACCTCGAGATCGCCCCGGGCGAGATCGTCGCGGTGGTCGGCGAGTCGGGGTCGGGCAAGAGCACGATCGCCCACGCGATCGTGCAGCTCCTCCCGGCGCAGGCCCGCGTGCGCGAGGGCGAGATCCGCTTCGAGGGGCACGACCTCGGTCGCACGCGACCCGCCGCGCTCCGCCGTATCCGGGGCGCCCGCATCGGCTTCGTCCCGCAGGACCCCTCGCACAGCCTCAATCCGCTCATGCGGGTCGGCGAGCAGATCGCCGAGACCCTGCGCCGTCACCGAGACCTGTCGAAGAAGGATGCTGCGGCAAGGGCGATCGAGATCCTCGGCGAGGTCGGCATCCCCGACCCGGAACGACGGGCGGGTCAGTATCCTCACGAGCTCTCGGGCGGCCTGCGCCAGCGCGTGCTCATCGGCATCGCCTGGTCGTGCGAGCCCGCCCTCGTGATCGCCGACGAGCCCACGAGCGCCCTCGACGCCACGGTGCAGCGCCACGTGCTCGATCGGATGCAGTCGTTGGCCGCGGCGCACGGCACCGCCGTGCTGCTGGTCACCCACGACCTCGCCGTCGCCGCCGACCGCGCCGACCGCATCGTCGTCGTCGAGAAGGGTCAGATCGTCGAGAGCGGAACCGCCGCGTCGGTCCTGTCGTCGCCCTCGCATCCCTACACGCAGAGGCTGGTGGCCGCCGCCCCCGGGCTCAATGCTCGGCGGCTGTCGCCGACCGTGGCCCCGCGCACCTCGCAGGCCTCCGACGGGGACGGGCCGCTCCTGTCGGTCGTGGGGCTCGCCAAGACCTACGGCAGCGGGACCCAGGCCGTGCGTGCCGTCGAAGCGGTCGAATTCTCCGTACCGCGCGGGTCGACGTTCTCGCTCGTCGGCGAATCGGGGTCGGGCAAGAGCACGACCGCGCGGATGGTCGCGCGCATCGTCTCGTCCGACGCCGGCACCGTCACGTTCGACGGCACCGACATCACCGACCTCGCCGGTTCGGCGCTGCGGCAGCTCCGCCGCCGCATCCAGGTCGTGTACCAGAACCCCTTCGGATCCCTCGATCCGCGCATGACCGTCGAGCGGATCGTCGCCGAGCCCCTGCAGGCGTTCGGCGTCTCGCGCGCCGAGCGTTCAGCGGCCGTCCGCGGCCTGCTGGCCGACGTGCGCCTCGCGCCGGAGCTGCTCTCCCGGCGCCCGACCGAGCTGTCGGGCGGCCAGCGCCAGCGCGTGGCGATCGCGCGAGCGCTGGCGCTGCGCCCCGAACTCGTCGTGCTCGACGAGCCGGTGTCGGCGCTCGACGTGTCGGTGCAGGAGCAGGTGCTGCAGCTGCTCGTCGACCTGCAGGCCGAGCACGGGCTCACGTACCTGTTCATCTCGCACGACCTCGGCGTCATCCGGCAGGTCTCCGACCGCATCGCGGTCATGAAGGACGGCCGGATCGTGGAGCAGGCCGATGCCCGGCAGATCTTCACCGAGCCCGCGCACGACTACACCCGCGAGCTGCTCGGAGCGATCCCCGGAGCCGCGCGCGCCTGA